A part of Aegilops tauschii subsp. strangulata cultivar AL8/78 chromosome 2, Aet v6.0, whole genome shotgun sequence genomic DNA contains:
- the LOC120973549 gene encoding uncharacterized protein yields MMNEPFGSRQVNPLLTWSMVHSDTFNGTGTPVVAADWLRIMEQRLEVMQVQPAQKVMFATIQLKGNADIWWENVRSSLPPEHATPTWEFFRTQFIEKYYPASYVERMENALSKLRQGNKTIQDYETEFNDIIRFVPTVVNNDKEKARRFKDGLEQQYRVVLSAAVSSSFASLVENAKKIEFELQNGSPPPIISSPPGGPSNFSTAGANQKQDYGDSGKSNRRPMKKFKNVQPTPQPFKQKSQKASSSVGPRVQYRPMPGQGMMCFKCGEGHRANECNWTGVCNGCHKTGHMERVCKLNPASIIKWQTVSSQPESSSTPMSSHGSVQAMKNIQAPTYQYATWGPPPQGYYWPPTHTTPPNYPVPHAPPIMP; encoded by the coding sequence ATGATGAATGAGCCATTTGGCTCAAGACAAGTCAATCCTCTTCTCACTTGGTCTATGGTACACTCTGACACTTTTAATGGGACTGGGACTCCTGTAGTGGCAGCTGATTGGTTGCGCATCATGGAGCAACGCCTTGAGGTCATGCAAGTGCAACCAGCCCAAAAGGTGATGTTTGCTACTATTCAGCTAAAGGGCAATGCAGACATCTGGTGGGAGAATGTTCGTTCCTCTTTACCACCAGAGCATGCCACACCTACTTGGGAGTTCTTTCGAACTCAATTCATTGAGAAGTACTATCCGGCTTCCTATGTAGAGAGGATGGAGAATGCACTAAGCAAGTTAAGGCAAGGAAACAAAACAATACAGGATTATGAAACTGAGTTCAACGATATTATCCGCTTTGTGCCAACAGTGGTTAATAATGATAAAGAGAAGGCAAGGAGGTTCAAGGATGGGCTAGAGCAGCAGTATCGTGTTGTGCTCAGTGCTGCTGTGTCCTCTAGCTTTGCTTCCTTGGTTGAGAATGCCAAAAAGATAGAGTTCGAGCTGCAGAATGGCTCACCTCCTCCAATCATATCTTCCCCACCCGGTGGCCCCAGTAATTTCTCTACTGCGGGTGCCAACCAAAAGCAAGACTATGGTGATAGCGGCAAGTCTAACCGCCGCCCAATGAAGAAGTTTAAGAATGTCCAGCCTACCCCCCAGCCCTTCAAGCAGAAGTCGCAGAAGGCCTCATCCTCTGTTGGACCGCGTGTGCAATATCGTCCAATGCCTGGGCAAGGGATGATGTGTTTCAAGTGTGGCGAAGGCCATAGAGCTAATGAGTGCAATTGGACCGGTGTGTGCAATGGCTGTCACAAAACTGGTCACATGGAGCGGGTTTGTAAGTTGAACCCTGCTAGCATTATCAAGTGGCAGACTGTGTCTTCCCAACCTGAGTCCTCATCAACGCCCATGTCCTCACATGGGTCTGTCCAAGCAATGAAGAATATTCAAGCTCCTACGTATCAATATGCAACCTGGGGTCCTCCTCCTCAAGGGTACTATTGGCCACCAACTCACACAACGCCACCTAACTACCCAGTACCCCATGCTCCTCCAATCATGCCCTAG